One region of Chloroflexota bacterium genomic DNA includes:
- a CDS encoding thioredoxin, with amino-acid sequence MSKQHQRMALLLVWVALAFLAIGVALGDPGRVFANATTLCFSCIGLE; translated from the coding sequence ATGAGTAAGCAGCACCAGCGGATGGCTTTACTCCTGGTTTGGGTGGCCCTCGCCTTTCTGGCCATTGGCGTGGCTCTGGGCGACCCGGGCCGCGTGTTCGCCAACGCCACTACGTTGTGCTTCAGTTGCATCGGCCTGGAATAG